One window of the Anomaloglossus baeobatrachus isolate aAnoBae1 unplaced genomic scaffold, aAnoBae1.hap1 Scaffold_109, whole genome shotgun sequence genome contains the following:
- the LOC142260468 gene encoding uncharacterized protein LOC142260468 isoform X2, protein MAERILHLTLEILFRLTGEDYTVVKKTSSERCQAPVSEGWGRPLSPITGPPPHPPIHEDINDQKILELTYKMIELLTGEVPIRCQDVTVYFSMEEWEYLEGHKDLYKDVMMEVPRPLTSPADDCIGSLDGNLISSEFKTDDESITHATYEEHAAVPDIPPVLLRKSLSSDLFKQDQNSDLSQNCKQNKSYRRDLEHETAPTREKPFSCSKCRKCFIQKSNLTRHQKIHTGEKPFSCSECGKCFSQKAHLVSHQTIHKGEKPFTCSECGKCFNWKSNFVNHQRIHTGEKPFSCSECGKCFIWKSDLVEHQRIHTGEKPFSCSECGKCFIQRSHLVTHQKTHTGEKPFSCLECGKCFIQKSDLVEHQRIHTGEKPFSCSECGKCFIQRSHLVTHQKNHTGEKPFSCSDCGKCFNWKSELVVHQRSHTGEKPFSCSECGKCFIRKSDLVGHQRCHTREKPFSCSEYEKCFIQK, encoded by the exons atggcggagaggatattacacctcaccctagagatcctcttccggcttactggagag gattacacagtagtgaagaagacctctagtgagcgctgtcaggcccctgtgtctgagggatggggaagacccctgagcccaatcacggggcctccacctcaccccccgatacatgaggacatcaatgaccagaagatcctagaactcacctacaagatgattgagctgctgactggagag gttcctataaggtgtcaggacgtcaccgtctatttctccatggaggagtgggagtatttagaaggacacaaagatctgtacaaggacgtcatgatggaggttccccggcccctcacatcaccag cagatgactgtatcggGAGTttagatggaaatctaatatcttcagaatttaaaacagatgatgaaagtatcacacatgctacatatgaagagcatgctgctgtcccagatatacctccagtccttcttcGGAaatctctatcatctgatcttttcaaacaagaccaaaattctgatttatcacagaattgtaagcaaaataaaagttacagaagggatctggaacatgaaacagctcctacaagggagaaaccattttcatgttcaaaatgtaggaaatgttttattcagaaatcaaaccttacgagacatcagaaaattcacacaggggagaaaccattttcatgttcagaatgtggtaaatgttttagtcagaaagcacatcttgtttcacatcagacaattcacaaaggggagaagccatttacgtgttcagaatgtgggaaatgttttaattggaaatcgaaTTTTGTTaatcatcaaagaattcacacaggggagaagccattttcatgttcagaatgtgggaaatgttttatttggaaatcggatcttgttgagcatcaaagaattcacacaggggagaagcccttttcatgttcagaatgtgggaaatgttttattcagagatcacatcttgttacacatcagaaaactcacacaggggagaagccattttcatgtttagagtgtgggaaatgttttattcagaaatcagatcttgttgagcatcaaagaattcacacaggggagaagccattttcatgttcagaatgtggaaaatgttttattcagagatcacatcttgttacacatcagaaaaatcacacaggagagaagccattttcatgttcagattgtgggaaatgttttaattggaaatcagaacttgttgtgcatcaaagatctcacacaggggagaagccattttcatgttcagagtgtggaaaatgttttattcggaaatcagatcttgttgggcatcaaagatgtcacacaagggagaagccattttcatgttcagaatatgagaaatgttttattcagaaataa
- the LOC142260468 gene encoding uncharacterized protein LOC142260468 isoform X1, whose translation MAERILHLTLEILFRLTGEDYTVVKKTSSERCQAPVSEGWGRPLSPITGPPPHPPIHEDINDQKILELTYKMIELLTGEVPIRCQDVTVYFSMEEWEYLEGHKDLYKDVMMEVPRPLTSPGLSSKRTTPERCPRPLLPQDCKQEDPDVPQDVLTLVLSSDDCIGSLDGNLISSEFKTDDESITHATYEEHAAVPDIPPVLLRKSLSSDLFKQDQNSDLSQNCKQNKSYRRDLEHETAPTREKPFSCSKCRKCFIQKSNLTRHQKIHTGEKPFSCSECGKCFSQKAHLVSHQTIHKGEKPFTCSECGKCFNWKSNFVNHQRIHTGEKPFSCSECGKCFIWKSDLVEHQRIHTGEKPFSCSECGKCFIQRSHLVTHQKTHTGEKPFSCLECGKCFIQKSDLVEHQRIHTGEKPFSCSECGKCFIQRSHLVTHQKNHTGEKPFSCSDCGKCFNWKSELVVHQRSHTGEKPFSCSECGKCFIRKSDLVGHQRCHTREKPFSCSEYEKCFIQK comes from the exons atggcggagaggatattacacctcaccctagagatcctcttccggcttactggagag gattacacagtagtgaagaagacctctagtgagcgctgtcaggcccctgtgtctgagggatggggaagacccctgagcccaatcacggggcctccacctcaccccccgatacatgaggacatcaatgaccagaagatcctagaactcacctacaagatgattgagctgctgactggagag gttcctataaggtgtcaggacgtcaccgtctatttctccatggaggagtgggagtatttagaaggacacaaagatctgtacaaggacgtcatgatggaggttccccggcccctcacatcaccag gtctatccagtaagaggacaacaccagagagatgtccccgtcctcttctcccacaggactgtaaacaagaagatcccgatgttcctcaggatgtgttaacTCTAGTtctatcct cagatgactgtatcggGAGTttagatggaaatctaatatcttcagaatttaaaacagatgatgaaagtatcacacatgctacatatgaagagcatgctgctgtcccagatatacctccagtccttcttcGGAaatctctatcatctgatcttttcaaacaagaccaaaattctgatttatcacagaattgtaagcaaaataaaagttacagaagggatctggaacatgaaacagctcctacaagggagaaaccattttcatgttcaaaatgtaggaaatgttttattcagaaatcaaaccttacgagacatcagaaaattcacacaggggagaaaccattttcatgttcagaatgtggtaaatgttttagtcagaaagcacatcttgtttcacatcagacaattcacaaaggggagaagccatttacgtgttcagaatgtgggaaatgttttaattggaaatcgaaTTTTGTTaatcatcaaagaattcacacaggggagaagccattttcatgttcagaatgtgggaaatgttttatttggaaatcggatcttgttgagcatcaaagaattcacacaggggagaagcccttttcatgttcagaatgtgggaaatgttttattcagagatcacatcttgttacacatcagaaaactcacacaggggagaagccattttcatgtttagagtgtgggaaatgttttattcagaaatcagatcttgttgagcatcaaagaattcacacaggggagaagccattttcatgttcagaatgtggaaaatgttttattcagagatcacatcttgttacacatcagaaaaatcacacaggagagaagccattttcatgttcagattgtgggaaatgttttaattggaaatcagaacttgttgtgcatcaaagatctcacacaggggagaagccattttcatgttcagagtgtggaaaatgttttattcggaaatcagatcttgttgggcatcaaagatgtcacacaagggagaagccattttcatgttcagaatatgagaaatgttttattcagaaataa